A region from the Actinoplanes sp. OR16 genome encodes:
- a CDS encoding APC family permease yields the protein MADDTRLKAGAIGAAGITFLVVAAAAPLTIMTGIAPLAISIGGIGAPVGYLAAGVVLAIFAVGFMAMTRHTRGAGAFYSYITLGLGRPLGAASGLLAVISYNALQIGVYGLLGVQFSAAWTRFTGTEAPWWIFTALAIVGVWTLGRRGIDVGAKVVGALLIAETAILVLFVAAVLPQAGLSGATFTPAALTDPGMLAILGFCFAAFMGFESTALYRGEARDPDRSIPKATYAAVAFLAIFYCLVGWAAVRAFGDEQVIAAAAADPTGLFFSAMDTYVGAWASDIMYVLVLTSVLASQLAFHNAINRYAFSLAHDGLLPARLGHSHPRFFSPATAGTAQSIVAAVVVAAFAYAGADPYLQLTLLVNTPGAIGVVGLQALTSAAVLAYFLRRRGVSGARVAIVSGGLATILLAIVLFFIIDKVALLTGAGHATNALLVLLIPAVLAGGVIWALILKIKDPMSYGRIGGDEVRRISAADGSGQPGPVVVTPAPEAIA from the coding sequence ATGGCTGATGACACACGGCTCAAAGCCGGGGCGATCGGCGCCGCCGGGATCACGTTTCTCGTGGTCGCGGCCGCCGCGCCGTTGACGATCATGACGGGGATCGCGCCTCTGGCGATCTCCATCGGCGGCATCGGGGCGCCGGTCGGCTACCTCGCGGCCGGCGTCGTGCTGGCGATCTTCGCGGTCGGGTTCATGGCGATGACCCGGCACACGCGAGGCGCCGGGGCGTTCTACTCGTACATCACGCTCGGCCTCGGCCGTCCGCTCGGCGCGGCCTCCGGACTGCTGGCCGTGATCTCCTACAACGCGCTGCAGATCGGCGTGTACGGCCTGCTCGGCGTGCAGTTCTCGGCGGCCTGGACGCGGTTCACCGGCACCGAGGCCCCCTGGTGGATCTTCACAGCGCTGGCGATCGTGGGCGTCTGGACGCTCGGCCGGCGCGGCATCGACGTCGGTGCGAAGGTGGTCGGCGCGCTGCTCATCGCCGAGACCGCGATCCTCGTGCTGTTCGTCGCGGCGGTGCTGCCGCAGGCCGGGCTCAGCGGCGCCACGTTCACCCCGGCGGCGCTCACCGACCCGGGCATGCTCGCGATCCTCGGGTTCTGCTTCGCCGCGTTCATGGGCTTCGAGTCGACGGCGCTCTACCGCGGCGAGGCCCGTGATCCGGACCGGTCGATCCCGAAGGCGACCTACGCCGCCGTCGCGTTCCTGGCGATCTTCTACTGCCTGGTCGGCTGGGCCGCGGTGCGGGCGTTCGGTGACGAGCAGGTGATCGCCGCGGCGGCCGCCGACCCGACCGGCCTGTTCTTCTCCGCGATGGACACCTACGTCGGCGCCTGGGCCAGCGACATCATGTACGTCCTGGTGCTGACCAGCGTGCTCGCCTCGCAACTCGCCTTCCACAACGCCATCAACCGGTACGCCTTCTCGCTCGCTCACGACGGCCTGCTGCCCGCGCGACTCGGCCACAGCCACCCGCGCTTCTTCTCGCCGGCCACCGCCGGAACCGCGCAGAGCATCGTTGCCGCCGTCGTGGTCGCCGCCTTCGCGTACGCCGGCGCCGATCCGTATCTGCAGCTCACGCTCCTGGTCAACACGCCCGGCGCGATCGGTGTCGTCGGCCTGCAGGCGCTCACCTCGGCAGCCGTCCTCGCCTACTTCCTGCGCCGGCGCGGCGTCTCCGGCGCCCGCGTCGCGATCGTGTCCGGTGGCCTCGCGACGATCCTGCTCGCGATCGTCCTCTTCTTCATCATCGACAAGGTCGCGCTGCTCACCGGCGCCGGCCACGCCACGAACGCCCTGCTCGTCCTGCTCATCCCGGCGGTGCTCGCGGGCGGCGTGATCTGGGCGCTCATTCTCAAGATCAAGGACCCGATGTCGTACGGGCGGATCGGCGGCGATGAAGTCCGCAGAATCTCGGCCGCCGACGGTTCGGGACAGCCGGGGCCGGTCGTCGTCACGCCCGCACCGGAGGCGATCGCATGA
- a CDS encoding amidohydrolase, whose protein sequence is MSTADLIIAADTIHTMGPDGPAVTAIAVSDGTIVATGGRDDVRDWRGAGTRVIDLGQATVTPGLVDGHAHPVMGIGMTRGVDLSSVRTLAGLKAALREAGGGIARGEWLEGWGLDPNVFGDAPITHAPIVEVLGPDVPVLLRLFDAHSALAGPRALEIAGVDGPRTFASGASVVCDGAGKPTGHLLELEAMDLVVERLPDDAPADRRARLLDLMRRMAATGLTAANAMDFEADSLDLFRALESDGELPMRWRCAPFVMPGVDASGLEAVVRQQRLGGRRWQVEGAKFMIDGTIDGGTAWLEEADAHGESTACFWPDPAEYAQAVRTLAGHGVPIVTHAIGDAGIRYVLDVLEDLPAVSPVPHRMEHLETMPSSLVARFTALNVTASMQPTHCTHYTRADHTDNWSRRLGKVRADRAFRARDLRDSGARLALGSDWPIAPYDPRGIIAAARLRRPAGAPDIDPVLPGQALTARMALEGYTVAAAAAAGLGGSAGRLLPGYRADLAAFALDPLTADPDEFAESPVPVTVVGGSVVHGG, encoded by the coding sequence ATGAGCACCGCTGACCTGATCATCGCAGCCGACACGATCCACACGATGGGGCCCGACGGGCCGGCCGTCACCGCGATCGCCGTCAGTGACGGAACGATCGTCGCGACCGGTGGCCGTGACGACGTCCGCGACTGGCGAGGCGCCGGCACCCGGGTGATCGACCTCGGTCAGGCCACCGTCACACCGGGACTGGTCGACGGCCATGCCCACCCGGTGATGGGCATCGGGATGACGCGAGGTGTGGACCTGAGCTCCGTCCGTACCCTCGCCGGGTTGAAGGCCGCGTTGCGGGAAGCCGGCGGCGGCATCGCCCGGGGTGAGTGGCTCGAAGGCTGGGGCCTCGATCCCAATGTGTTCGGCGACGCGCCGATCACGCACGCGCCGATCGTGGAGGTGCTCGGTCCCGACGTGCCGGTGCTGCTGCGGCTCTTCGACGCGCACTCGGCGCTCGCCGGCCCCCGGGCCCTGGAGATCGCCGGGGTGGACGGGCCGCGGACCTTCGCCTCCGGGGCGAGCGTGGTGTGCGACGGCGCCGGGAAGCCGACCGGGCACCTGCTCGAACTCGAAGCGATGGACCTGGTCGTCGAGCGGTTGCCGGACGACGCGCCGGCCGACCGGCGGGCCCGGCTGCTCGACCTGATGCGGCGGATGGCCGCGACCGGGCTGACCGCCGCCAACGCGATGGACTTCGAAGCCGACTCGCTCGACCTGTTCCGCGCCCTGGAATCCGACGGCGAGCTGCCGATGCGGTGGCGGTGCGCGCCCTTCGTGATGCCCGGCGTCGACGCGTCCGGCCTGGAGGCGGTCGTTCGGCAGCAGCGGCTCGGCGGCCGGCGCTGGCAGGTCGAGGGCGCCAAATTCATGATCGACGGCACCATCGACGGTGGTACCGCGTGGCTGGAGGAGGCCGACGCGCACGGCGAGTCGACGGCCTGCTTCTGGCCCGACCCGGCCGAGTACGCGCAGGCCGTCCGCACCCTGGCGGGCCACGGTGTGCCGATCGTGACGCACGCGATCGGGGACGCCGGGATCCGCTATGTCCTCGACGTCCTGGAAGACCTGCCGGCCGTCTCGCCGGTGCCGCACCGCATGGAACACCTGGAGACCATGCCGTCCTCACTGGTCGCGCGGTTCACGGCTCTGAACGTCACGGCCAGCATGCAGCCGACGCACTGCACGCACTACACCCGGGCCGACCACACCGACAACTGGTCGCGCCGGCTCGGCAAGGTCCGCGCCGACCGTGCCTTCCGCGCCCGTGACCTGCGGGACAGCGGCGCGCGACTGGCCCTCGGGTCGGACTGGCCGATCGCTCCCTACGATCCGCGCGGCATCATCGCCGCCGCCCGGCTGCGGCGCCCGGCCGGTGCGCCGGACATCGATCCGGTGCTGCCGGGCCAGGCGCTGACGGCGCGGATGGCGCTGGAGGGGTACACCGTCGCGGCAGCCGCGGCAGCGGGACTCGGCGGCAGTGCCGGTCGTCTGCTGCCCGGATACCGGGCTGATCTCGCGGCCTTCGCCCTCGACCCGCTGACCGCGGATCCCGACGAGTTCGCCGAGTCGCCGGTGCCGGTGACCGTGGTCGGCGGATCGGTGGTGCACGGCGGGTAA
- a CDS encoding TetR/AcrR family transcriptional regulator, which yields MPRPLAPLLSREQIATAALALIDGTGTFTLPGLARELGVSPSSIYHHFPGGREAIIEAIRGLLAGQDLPTQPGGQDWREFTYAWARAYRESFARHPRVVPLLTAQTVSDPTTLAGYEALARVLRDSGCRDGDLLHAVTILDCFICGSALDAGAPIDVWAASPDPESALGSAIRAGVSEPGERSQQSFEIGLRMIVSGLGELIPG from the coding sequence TTGCCCCGTCCACTCGCGCCCCTGCTGTCGCGTGAACAGATCGCCACGGCCGCGCTCGCGCTCATCGACGGGACCGGGACGTTCACGCTTCCCGGACTCGCTCGTGAGCTGGGCGTCAGCCCGTCGTCGATCTATCACCACTTCCCGGGTGGACGGGAAGCCATCATCGAGGCGATCCGCGGGCTGCTCGCCGGGCAGGACCTCCCCACTCAGCCGGGCGGGCAGGACTGGCGGGAGTTCACGTACGCGTGGGCGCGGGCGTACCGGGAATCGTTCGCCCGGCATCCGAGGGTCGTCCCGTTGCTGACCGCGCAGACCGTCAGCGATCCGACGACGCTGGCCGGCTACGAAGCACTCGCCCGGGTGCTGCGGGACAGCGGATGCCGGGACGGCGACCTGCTGCACGCCGTCACGATCCTCGACTGCTTCATCTGCGGTTCGGCCCTGGACGCCGGCGCGCCGATCGACGTGTGGGCCGCCTCCCCGGATCCGGAGTCGGCGCTGGGCTCGGCGATCCGGGCCGGCGTGTCCGAGCCGGGGGAGCGGTCGCAGCAGTCGTTCGAGATCGGCCTGCGCATGATCGTGAGCGGCCTCGGCGAGCTCATCCCCGGCTGA
- a CDS encoding TetR/AcrR family transcriptional regulator, with the protein MGRPATPKLSVEKIAAAALDLVDARGEFTLGEVAAALGVRPSSIYNHLAGKTEIIEAMRALIFAEQPAALPAGPWNVTLRHLLRRYRDAFARHPRLIPMLTAYTVSSPDVMSMYDDIAAVLSSAGVPTTRLLDVITVLDSFVIGSALDIAAPDQVWNPANARTPLLVAAIEAAGQGRERADRAFELGLDLVLGALDGSVVSRG; encoded by the coding sequence ATGGGTCGCCCCGCCACACCGAAACTCTCCGTGGAGAAGATCGCCGCCGCTGCCCTCGACCTGGTCGACGCCAGAGGCGAGTTCACCCTCGGTGAGGTGGCGGCCGCGCTCGGCGTCCGTCCCTCCTCGATCTACAACCACCTGGCCGGGAAGACCGAGATCATCGAGGCCATGCGGGCGTTGATCTTCGCAGAGCAGCCGGCCGCGCTGCCGGCGGGACCCTGGAACGTGACGCTGCGCCACCTGCTGCGCCGCTACCGGGACGCCTTCGCCCGGCACCCCCGCCTGATCCCGATGCTGACCGCGTACACCGTGTCGTCACCGGACGTGATGAGCATGTACGACGACATCGCCGCCGTCCTGAGCAGCGCCGGCGTCCCCACCACCCGGCTGCTCGACGTGATCACCGTGCTGGACAGCTTCGTGATCGGGTCGGCCCTGGACATCGCCGCCCCCGACCAGGTCTGGAATCCGGCGAACGCCCGCACGCCGCTGCTGGTGGCCGCCATCGAGGCCGCCGGCCAGGGCCGGGAGCGAGCCGACCGGGCGTTCGAACTCGGCCTGGATCTGGTGCTGGGAGCGCTGGACGGGTCCGTCGTCAGCCGGGGATGA
- a CDS encoding NAD(P)/FAD-dependent oxidoreductase encodes MTDYDVIVVGAGVTGLTTAIRLHEAGKRVVVLEARDRVGGRLLTDTVDGVRLEVGGQWVSPDQTALLGMLDELGLETYPRHRTGESVYIGRDGVRRTFEGEAFPVADGTTAEMERLTKELDRLSAEMDPLSPWEHPDAERLDRISFAAWLAEQTDDAEARDNIGLYIGPAMLTKPTHAFSALSAVLMAASAGGFSHLVDADFILDRRVAGGLQQVPLRLAARIPDLVHLSTPVAHVEWAGDGVVVDGRWKGRRLVMAVPPTLVNRVRYSPNLPPVHAQMRQHQSFGLVIKLHITYETPFWREQGLSGTAFSPYSLVHEAYDNSNEDLPGETRGTLVGFVSDEKADALLGLSAAARRDKVLAALADYYGTEALTPVSYYESPWMADEWTAGAYATSFDIGSLTRYGKHLRQDVGPISFASSDIAGLGFQHVDGAIRMGEAIAARLK; translated from the coding sequence ATGACCGACTACGACGTCATCGTGGTCGGCGCCGGAGTGACCGGGCTGACCACCGCTATACGGCTGCACGAGGCCGGCAAGAGGGTGGTCGTCTTGGAGGCCCGGGACCGGGTCGGCGGACGGCTTCTGACCGACACCGTCGACGGGGTCCGCCTCGAGGTCGGCGGCCAGTGGGTCTCCCCGGACCAGACCGCCCTGCTCGGCATGCTCGACGAGCTCGGGCTGGAGACGTACCCGCGGCACCGGACCGGCGAATCGGTCTACATCGGGCGGGACGGCGTCCGCCGGACGTTCGAGGGCGAGGCCTTCCCGGTGGCGGACGGCACCACCGCCGAGATGGAACGGCTGACCAAGGAGCTCGACCGGCTCTCCGCCGAGATGGACCCGCTGTCGCCGTGGGAGCACCCGGACGCCGAGCGGCTGGACCGGATCTCGTTCGCCGCATGGCTGGCCGAGCAGACCGACGACGCCGAGGCGCGGGACAACATCGGGCTCTACATCGGGCCGGCCATGCTGACCAAGCCGACGCACGCCTTCTCCGCCCTGTCGGCGGTGCTGATGGCGGCGAGCGCGGGCGGCTTCAGCCACCTGGTCGACGCGGACTTCATCCTCGATCGCCGGGTGGCGGGCGGCCTGCAGCAGGTCCCGCTGCGACTCGCCGCCAGAATTCCGGACCTGGTGCATCTGTCCACGCCGGTCGCTCACGTCGAGTGGGCCGGGGACGGTGTCGTGGTCGACGGCCGCTGGAAGGGGAGGCGTCTGGTCATGGCGGTCCCGCCCACCCTGGTCAACCGGGTGCGGTACAGCCCCAACCTTCCCCCGGTGCACGCTCAGATGCGCCAGCACCAGTCGTTCGGCCTGGTCATCAAGCTGCACATCACCTACGAGACTCCCTTCTGGCGGGAGCAGGGGCTTTCCGGTACGGCGTTCAGCCCGTACTCACTCGTCCACGAGGCCTACGACAACAGCAACGAGGACCTCCCGGGGGAGACCCGCGGGACCCTCGTCGGATTCGTCTCCGACGAGAAGGCGGACGCGTTGCTCGGCCTGAGTGCGGCAGCTCGCCGGGACAAGGTCCTCGCGGCGCTCGCGGACTACTACGGCACCGAGGCGCTCACGCCGGTGTCGTACTACGAGAGCCCGTGGATGGCCGACGAGTGGACGGCCGGCGCGTACGCGACCAGCTTCGACATCGGCTCGCTGACCCGCTACGGCAAGCACCTGCGCCAGGACGTCGGCCCGATCTCGTTCGCCAGCAGCGACATCGCCGGGCTCGGCTTCCAGCACGTCGACGGCGCGATCCGGATGGGCGAGGCGATCGCCGCCCGGCTGAAGTAG
- the rhaI gene encoding L-rhamnose isomerase produces the protein MSDIRATLRAQRIETPSWAYANSGTRFKVFAQAGVPRDPYEKIADAATVHRFTGVAPTVSLHIPWDTVDDWGKLAAFAEEQGVKLGVVNSNVFQDDDYKLGSVTNPDPRVRRKATDHLLACIDVMDETGSADIKLWFSDGTNYPGQDDIRSRQDRLASALAEVYDRLGPHQRMLLEYKLFEPAFYTTDVPDWGTAYAHTLELGPKAQVVIDTGHHAPGTNIEFIVAFLLRQSKLGAFDFNSRFYADDDLMAGAADPFQLFRIMYEIVRGGALEADAGITFMLDQCHNIEAKIPAIIRSVTNIQEATAKALLVDADALAAAQQSGDVLEANAVFMDAFSTDVRPLLAEIRSDAGLDPDPIAAYKRSGYAEKIAAERVGGVQAGWGA, from the coding sequence ATGTCTGACATACGCGCGACGCTGCGAGCTCAGCGGATCGAGACCCCTTCCTGGGCGTACGCGAACTCGGGCACCCGATTCAAGGTCTTCGCTCAGGCCGGTGTGCCCCGTGATCCGTACGAGAAGATCGCCGACGCCGCCACGGTGCATCGTTTCACCGGCGTCGCCCCCACGGTGTCGCTGCACATCCCGTGGGACACCGTCGACGACTGGGGCAAGCTGGCCGCGTTCGCCGAGGAGCAGGGCGTGAAGCTCGGCGTCGTCAACTCGAACGTCTTCCAGGACGACGACTACAAGCTGGGCAGTGTCACCAACCCCGATCCCCGGGTACGCCGGAAGGCCACCGACCACCTGCTCGCCTGCATCGACGTGATGGACGAGACCGGCTCGGCCGACATCAAGCTGTGGTTCTCGGACGGCACCAACTACCCGGGGCAGGACGACATCCGCTCCCGGCAGGACCGGCTCGCCTCGGCTCTGGCCGAGGTCTACGACCGGCTCGGCCCGCACCAGCGGATGCTGCTCGAGTACAAGCTGTTCGAGCCGGCCTTCTACACCACCGACGTGCCGGACTGGGGCACCGCGTACGCCCACACGCTCGAACTCGGCCCGAAGGCGCAGGTCGTCATCGACACCGGCCACCACGCGCCGGGCACCAACATCGAGTTCATCGTGGCGTTCCTGCTGCGGCAGTCCAAGCTCGGCGCGTTCGACTTCAACTCGCGGTTCTACGCCGACGACGATCTGATGGCCGGCGCCGCCGACCCGTTCCAGCTCTTCCGGATCATGTACGAGATCGTCCGCGGTGGCGCGCTGGAGGCGGACGCCGGCATCACGTTCATGCTCGACCAGTGCCACAACATCGAGGCGAAGATCCCGGCGATCATCCGCTCGGTGACGAACATCCAGGAGGCCACCGCGAAGGCGCTGCTGGTGGACGCGGACGCGCTGGCCGCGGCGCAGCAGTCCGGCGACGTGCTCGAAGCGAACGCGGTCTTCATGGACGCTTTCAGCACCGACGTACGCCCGCTGCTCGCCGAGATCCGCTCGGACGCCGGGCTCGACCCCGACCCGATCGCCGCGTACAAGCGCAGCGGTTACGCGGAGAAGATCGCCGCCGAGCGGGTCGGCGGCGTGCAGGCCGGCTGGGGCGCCTGA
- a CDS encoding NAD(P)/FAD-dependent oxidoreductase, with protein sequence MLWIESPPFPTRARRGKLEAMPETFVIVGASLAGTTAAETLRAEGFEGRVLLIGEEERLPYERPPLSKGLLLGDADPFLHPESWYADQRIELRLGERVEELDLAAKRVHGVAYDKLLLATGSRPRRLPGDALSLRNYDDALRLKEIVSGGGRLTIIGSGWIGLEVAAAARQRDVAVTVITPETVPLQNVLGTKVGAVFADLHRAHGVDFRFGSGVEAITGTAVRLTGGSTVDGDHVLVAIGAAPDIELAARAGLAADAGVLVDAHHRTSDPSVFAAGDIASVDHPLYGTRIRVEHWANALDSGPAAARSMLGRGTPWTRIPYFFTDQYDLGMEYAGTLEPGAELIVRGDLAKRECIVFWVLDGRVTAGMNINVWDVTDQIQALITAGFTGHRVDVARLADPAVPLPDLLPGD encoded by the coding sequence GTGCTCTGGATCGAGTCGCCTCCCTTCCCCACCCGGGCCCGGAGGGGCAAGCTGGAAGCCATGCCGGAGACGTTCGTCATCGTGGGCGCCAGCCTCGCCGGGACCACCGCGGCCGAGACCCTGCGGGCGGAGGGCTTCGAGGGCCGGGTCCTTCTCATCGGTGAGGAGGAGCGGCTTCCGTACGAGCGACCGCCGCTCTCCAAGGGCCTCCTCCTCGGCGACGCCGATCCCTTCCTGCACCCGGAGAGCTGGTACGCCGATCAGCGCATCGAGCTGCGGCTCGGCGAGCGGGTCGAGGAGCTCGACCTGGCGGCGAAGCGGGTGCACGGCGTCGCGTACGACAAACTGCTGCTCGCCACCGGTTCACGGCCGCGCCGGCTGCCGGGGGACGCGCTCTCCCTGCGGAACTACGACGACGCGCTGCGGCTCAAGGAGATCGTGAGCGGCGGCGGCCGGCTGACGATCATCGGGTCGGGGTGGATCGGCCTGGAGGTCGCCGCGGCGGCCCGGCAGCGGGACGTGGCCGTCACCGTGATCACGCCGGAGACGGTTCCGCTGCAGAACGTGCTCGGCACCAAGGTCGGCGCGGTCTTCGCCGACCTGCACCGGGCGCACGGCGTCGACTTCCGGTTCGGCAGCGGCGTCGAGGCGATCACCGGAACCGCCGTCCGGCTCACCGGTGGCTCCACGGTGGACGGTGACCATGTGCTCGTCGCGATCGGCGCCGCGCCCGATATCGAGCTCGCCGCGCGGGCCGGCCTCGCTGCCGACGCCGGCGTGCTGGTCGACGCCCACCACCGGACCAGCGATCCATCCGTCTTCGCGGCCGGGGACATCGCGAGCGTGGACCATCCGCTCTACGGCACCCGGATCCGCGTCGAGCACTGGGCCAACGCCCTCGACTCCGGACCGGCGGCGGCCCGGTCGATGCTCGGCCGGGGGACGCCGTGGACCAGGATCCCGTACTTCTTCACCGACCAGTACGACCTCGGCATGGAGTACGCCGGAACCCTCGAACCGGGCGCCGAACTGATCGTCCGCGGTGACCTGGCGAAGCGCGAGTGCATCGTGTTCTGGGTGCTCGACGGCCGCGTCACCGCCGGCATGAACATCAACGTCTGGGACGTCACCGACCAGATCCAGGCGCTGATCACCGCGGGCTTCACCGGCCACCGCGTCGATGTGGCACGCCTCGCCGATCCCGCGGTGCCGCTGCCCGACCTGCTCCCCGGGGACTGA